In the Gossypium raimondii isolate GPD5lz chromosome 9, ASM2569854v1, whole genome shotgun sequence genome, one interval contains:
- the LOC105799027 gene encoding uncharacterized protein At4g18257, giving the protein MPEEERKKRVVVESLGWLTESSIMPKKHRAIEGVGVSSILELKAHLYKSQEESKKSKELTGSDVDYHRAKKKISAQDTFSFKNSGVESRALKDKLELKAVNDGSVSYAALEKKAELYDKLVKGELSDEEDKEKYCVDFSRKGFEFEKLEPSKVDPDSGNLGAEDEGGGEIDDGHALFKTKFVGPGRTGGTINNDEHKRFVREVHEEANQAREMVSELKLRRQEQAMARREKLRQAYLRKQLEKLKAASKTEQT; this is encoded by the exons atgcCGGAGGAAGAGCGAAAGAAGAGGGTGGTGGTGGAATCGCTTGGATGGCTGACGGAATCCTCCATCATGCCCAAGAAACACCGCGCCATCGAAGGCGTCGGAGTCTCCTCCATCCTTGAACTCAAAGCCCATCTCTACAAATCCCAAGAAGAATCCAAGAAATCCAAGGAATTAACCGGTTCCGACGTCGACTACCACCGtgcaaagaaaaaaatctcCGCTCAGGATACCTTCTCCTTCAAGAACTCCGGCGTCGAATCTCGCGCCCTCAA GGACAAGCTTGAGCTTAAAGCTGTTAACGATGGGTCAGTTAGCTATGCGGCATTGGAGAAGAAGGCTGAATTATATGATAAGTTAGTGAAGGGAGAGTTATCTGATGAAGAAGATAAGGAGAAGTATTGTGTTGATTTTTCCAGGAAGGGTTTCGAGTTCGAGAAATTGGAGCCGTCGAAAGTCGATCCTGATTCTGGTAATTTAGGAGCAGAAGATGAAGGCGGTGGTGAGATTGATGATGGCCATGCTTTGTTTAAAACGAAATTCGTAGGGCCTGGAAGAACGGGTGGAACCATTAACAATGATGAACATAAACGCTTTGTAAG GGAAGTTCATGAAGAAGCTAATCAAGCAAGGGAAATGGTGTCCGAGCTTAAATTGCGAAGGCAAGAGCAAGCAATGGCTCGTCGCGAGAAACTCAGACAGGCCTATCTTCGGAAACAACTGGAGAAACTGAAGGCTGCATCAAAAACAGAACAGACTTGA
- the LOC105799026 gene encoding uncharacterized protein At2g34460, chloroplastic: MATPLFLRNSLFPPLHHSFLPFPKYSFPSFPSSIKSRPLTSTMMRGSEITEEVSETKEAVNVDTKKKTIFVAGATGSTGKRVVEQLLSKGFSVKAGVRDLGKAKTLLSNDNPSLHIVQADVTEGSAKLAEAIGEDSDAVICATGFRPGWDLFAPWKVDNFGTVNLVEACRKLGVNRFILISSILVNGAAMGQVFNPAYIFLNVFGLTLIAKLQAEQYIKKSGINYTIIRPGGLRNDPPTGNVVMEPEDTLYEGSISRDQVAEVAVESLVHPESCFKVVEIVSRTDAPKRSYKDLFGSIKLT, from the exons ATGGCCACTCCTCTGTTCCTCAGAAACTCTCTATTCCCTCCTCTCCACCATTCCTTTCTTCCCTTCCCCAAATATTCTTTCCCTTCATTTCCCTCCTCCATTAAATCAAGGCCTCTAACTTCTACCATG ATGAGAGGAAGTGAAATAACAGAGGAAGTTTCTGAAACCAAAGAGGCAGTAAATGTGGATACAAAGAAGAAAACTATATTTGTAGCTGGAGCAACGGGTAGTACTGGGAAAAGGGTCGTTGAACAGCTACTTTCTAAGGGATTTTCAGTCAAAGCCGGGGTTCGTGATTTGGGGAAAGCTAAAACTTTGCTTTCTAACGACAACCCATCTCTTCATATT GTGCAAGCAGATGTGACTGAGGGATCAGCAAAGCTAGCAGAAGCCATTGGTGAAGATTCAGATGCTGTAATATGTGCCACTGGATTTCGACCAGGATGGGACTTATTTGCTCCTTGGAAG GTTGATAACTTTGGCACGGTAAACCTCGTCGAAGCATGCCGAAAACTTGGTGTAAACCGGTTCATTCTTATCAGCTCAATTTTGGTCAATGGAGCTGCAATGGGGCAGGTTTTTAATCCcgcttatatttttctcaatgtttTCGGACTCACCTTGATAGCAAAACTCCAGGCTGAGCAATATATCAAGAAATCTGGGATTAACTACACAATCATAAGGCCTGGCGGGTTGAGAAATGATCCGCCAACCGGAAATGTTGTGATGGAACCTGAG GACACACTTTATGAAGGGAGCATATCCAGGGACCAAGTTGcagaggttgcagtggagtcaTTGGTTCATCCTGAATCATGTTTCAAAGTAGTGGAGATTGTTTCTCGTACTGATGCTCCCAAACGTTCTTACAAGGATCTTTTTGGTTCCATAAAACTAACATGA